From one Nonomuraea polychroma genomic stretch:
- the glpK gene encoding glycerol kinase GlpK — protein sequence MPDFVGAVDQGTTSTRFMIFDHGGNEIARHQLEHEQILPRAGWVEHNPTEIWERTRAAIETTLTKADLVASDLAALGITNQRETSVVWNRTTGRPYYNAIVWQDTRTDRIASALERDGKGDIIRRRAGLPPATYFSAGKIQWILENVDGVRQAADAGEAIFGTTDTWLLWNLTGGVNGGLHVTDPTNASRTMLMDLETLDWDDELLSFFGIPRRMLPAIVPSSHPELYGRTLADGPLGGEVTLGGVLGDQQAATVGQVCFEVGEAKNTYGTGNFLLLNTGTSPVRSKHGLLTTVCYQFGEEPPVYALEGSIAVTGSAVQWLRDQLGIIAGAEQSESLARQVDDNGGVFFVPAFSGLFAPYWRSDARGAIVGLSRFNNNAHIARATLESICYQSRDVVEAMRQDSGVALDVLRVDGGVTANDLCMQIQADILGVPVSKPVVAETTALGAAYAAGLAVGFWKSTDELKQNWQEDRRWQPHWSQDQRETGYTAWKKAVTRTLDWVDVG from the coding sequence ATGCCGGACTTCGTCGGCGCCGTCGATCAGGGAACGACGAGCACCCGCTTCATGATCTTCGACCATGGTGGTAACGAGATCGCCCGCCACCAGCTCGAACACGAGCAGATCCTGCCTCGAGCCGGCTGGGTGGAGCACAATCCCACGGAGATCTGGGAGCGCACCCGGGCGGCGATCGAGACCACGCTGACCAAGGCCGACCTCGTGGCCTCCGACCTGGCCGCGCTCGGCATCACCAACCAGCGCGAGACCTCCGTGGTGTGGAACCGCACCACTGGCCGGCCCTACTACAACGCCATCGTCTGGCAGGACACGCGCACCGACCGGATCGCTTCGGCGCTGGAACGCGACGGCAAGGGCGACATCATCCGGCGCAGGGCGGGCCTCCCTCCCGCGACGTACTTCTCCGCAGGGAAGATCCAGTGGATCCTGGAGAACGTCGACGGGGTACGTCAGGCGGCCGACGCCGGCGAGGCGATCTTCGGCACCACCGACACGTGGCTGCTGTGGAACCTCACCGGCGGTGTCAACGGTGGCCTGCACGTCACCGACCCGACCAACGCCAGCCGTACCATGCTGATGGACCTGGAGACCCTGGACTGGGACGACGAGCTGCTGTCGTTCTTCGGCATACCCCGCCGGATGCTGCCGGCCATCGTCCCCTCCTCCCACCCGGAGCTGTACGGGCGCACCCTGGCCGACGGCCCGCTGGGCGGAGAGGTCACGCTGGGCGGTGTCCTGGGCGACCAGCAGGCCGCCACCGTCGGGCAGGTCTGCTTCGAGGTCGGCGAGGCCAAGAACACCTACGGCACCGGCAACTTCCTGCTGCTCAACACCGGCACCTCCCCGGTGCGCTCCAAGCACGGCCTGCTGACGACCGTGTGCTACCAGTTCGGCGAGGAGCCGCCGGTGTACGCGCTGGAAGGCTCCATCGCGGTGACCGGCTCGGCCGTGCAGTGGCTGCGCGACCAGCTAGGCATCATCGCGGGAGCCGAGCAGAGCGAGTCGCTGGCCCGGCAGGTCGACGACAACGGCGGGGTGTTCTTCGTGCCCGCCTTCTCCGGACTGTTCGCCCCGTACTGGCGCTCCGACGCCCGCGGCGCGATCGTCGGCCTGTCGCGGTTCAACAACAACGCGCACATCGCCCGGGCCACCCTGGAGTCCATCTGCTACCAGAGCCGCGACGTGGTGGAGGCGATGCGCCAGGACTCCGGAGTCGCCCTCGACGTGCTCCGGGTGGACGGCGGCGTCACCGCCAACGACCTGTGCATGCAGATCCAGGCCGACATCCTCGGCGTGCCGGTCTCCAAGCCCGTGGTGGCGGAGACGACCGCGCTGGGCGCCGCCTACGCCGCCGGGCTCGCCGTGGGCTTCTGGAAGTCCACCGACGAGCTCAAGCAGAACTGGCAGGAAGACCGCCGCTGGCAGCCCCACTGGTCCCAGGACCAGCGCGAGACCGGCTACACCGCCTGGAAGAAGGCCGTCACCCGCACCCTCGACTGGGTCGACGTCGGCTGA
- a CDS encoding MIP/aquaporin family protein, with protein sequence MAERLKARGLLGELAAEFAGTLILILFGVGVVAQVAAAGIGDHDSIAWAWGLGVTLGIYVAARVSGAHLNPAVTVALAAFKGFSWRKVMPYALAQTAGAFLAALIVRFNYAEVLAKVDPGFTIKTQGVFSTLPGNGVLPIDTWGAFRDQVIGTAILLFLVIAITDMRNSAPAANMAPVVVGLLVVAIGMAWGTNAGYAINPARDFGPRLASFLTGYETAWQDQYGQLYFWVPIVAPVIGGLIGAALYQALVGRFLPLEEQPEPGRVPAKPSYETV encoded by the coding sequence ATGGCGGAACGACTGAAGGCCCGAGGGCTGCTCGGCGAGCTGGCTGCCGAGTTCGCGGGCACCCTGATCCTGATCCTCTTCGGGGTCGGAGTGGTGGCCCAGGTCGCCGCGGCCGGCATCGGGGATCACGACAGCATCGCGTGGGCTTGGGGTCTCGGCGTGACCCTGGGCATCTACGTCGCGGCTCGGGTCAGCGGGGCCCACCTCAATCCGGCCGTCACCGTCGCGCTCGCGGCGTTCAAGGGCTTCTCCTGGCGCAAGGTCATGCCTTACGCCCTGGCGCAGACCGCGGGAGCCTTCCTGGCCGCCCTGATCGTCCGCTTCAACTACGCCGAGGTGCTGGCCAAGGTCGACCCGGGCTTCACCATCAAGACCCAGGGGGTCTTCTCCACGCTGCCGGGCAACGGCGTCCTCCCGATCGACACTTGGGGCGCCTTCCGCGACCAGGTCATCGGCACCGCGATCCTGCTGTTCCTCGTCATCGCCATCACCGACATGCGCAACTCGGCGCCCGCGGCGAACATGGCCCCTGTCGTCGTCGGGCTGCTCGTCGTGGCGATCGGCATGGCTTGGGGCACCAACGCCGGCTACGCCATCAACCCGGCCCGCGACTTCGGTCCCCGCCTGGCGTCGTTCCTCACCGGTTATGAAACGGCCTGGCAGGACCAGTACGGCCAGCTCTACTTCTGGGTGCCGATCGTGGCCCCCGTCATCGGCGGCCTGATCGGCGCTGCCCTGTACCAGGCTCTCGTGGGGCGGTTCCTGCCGCTCGAAGAGCAGCCCGAGCCCGGCCGAGTCCCGGCGAAGCCTTCGTACGAAACCGTCTGA
- a CDS encoding type I polyketide synthase — MTLIRETPSRQEPIAVVGMACRLPGADSPEGLWDLLCRGANVISEIPSDRFPVDELYHPVPGTPGKLSSRYGGFVPGIDEFDAGFFGISPREAARMDPQQRMAMEVAWEAFEDAGLTLEQMPGMTGAVFMGVITSDYWDLQSGAVEELDVHTVGGSTRGGNAGRISYALNLTGLSVALDAACSSSLVAIDLAVQSLRAGSCDIAFAGGVNAILTPDHAVGFSQGSMMALDGQCKAFDARADGYVRSEGAGVVVLKTLTRALADGDRIHAVIRGVAASNDGHGESFMAPQIPGQRAGLETAYRNAGVDPASVAYVEAHGTGTSVGDPVEIAALEAVLGQGRPAGRPLLVGSVKTNLGHTEGAAGVTGLIKTVLCLKHGWLPASLNFETPNPAIDWDGIAVRVCDRGQAWPEQDGPRRAGVSSFGIAGTNVHVVLEEAPPTQAAEGNADRAVLLPLSARSPKALTALAGRYRDLLVPPGAALERVGAAAGVRRSHHDLRLAVVADTPEDAADKLAAFAAGGHADGVHTGETDETGHRTAWVFPGQGAQWIGMGRDLLDTEPVFAAAIADCDRAMWPYADWSLIAELTADRQTSRLDEIDVVQPAIFAVQVALARLWRSWGFEPDAVIGHSMGEVAAAHVAGVLDLDDAARIICGRSRLIRTTSGRGAMAAVELSAERAEELVAGYGGRVSVAVSNAPTSTVLAGDPETIDAILRDLEAQGVFGRRVQVDIASHSPQMDPLRDPLLELMAPLRPRTGTVPLFSTVTARFLSGPEMDAAYWVDNLREPVLFADAVQQLAEDGFDTFVEFSPNPLLARAVQQNLRHLGKEGVAVTVLARDLPGRTGLLEAVAGLYVTGRHVDFGRIQPYGPHDVTLPSYPWQHERYWKTPGAATAKRGGSGHPIMGEALRLAPGDQLVWDFDLGLDRLPYLADHRVHQMPVLPGAAYHELALASGLAAYGEQPFQVEDLRLERALFLTAETAQRVQVRLDAAGDDESRRLTVFAADAASPGGESAGWTEIATALLRPCPSPTIAVPDLASCPERVDVAAHYAASRRRGIEQFGSFQGVAALHRSDAAVVAELAVHDSISPGLGRYLLHPALLDSALQPLMTLLDTTGVAEDTYLPVRTGSCRLYGRPEAGKQLRSSAVRTSPPQEKDLVEGDVVITDDSGRLIAAITGFQLRRLASDLPEIVEQRARKLLYGIEWTALEPLPDSAPEAARWLVVADSPLGAEVCAHLGGEVLLVQPGDTYGRVSPDRCILDPSCEDDWKRLIKDESANGTWPPKAVVHVSRAGTRTLEGCFDVLALVKALADSDQSAPRLWLVTTAAQAPLGTGDVDPEQTALWGLGRVIPYEHPELRCSLIDLPAVPDAATLGALCAEITADGTETEIALRDGRRYAARLRGRQLPSERPIPVHPDASYLVAGGFGGVGLLTAEWLVQHGARHLVLVGRSGPAPEAADRIAALTAGGVEIHIAKADITSRDQLTDLLDEIARCMPPLRGVVNSAVVLDDGTLAQLDRARFGAPMPPKVDGSWNLHELTRHLPLDFFLLYSSAASLIGSPGQGNYSAANAYQDGLAWHRRACGLPALSLNWGQWAGTGQVAKASKDLRLDERGFAGFAPSDALTTLGRLLADPPVQAGVMSFEPGTWTHFFPALRASSLFQGLLEEGSVQQPAEPELTRSLLAEQDPETAERLLAAYLCTQVAAIVQLPREKVDASQRLHRLGVDSLMAVQLRNRIAVDLEINLPVAVFLQRRTIGDLAALALQQTDIR; from the coding sequence ATGACCTTGATCCGTGAAACTCCATCCCGGCAGGAACCCATTGCCGTGGTCGGGATGGCCTGTCGATTGCCGGGGGCCGATTCGCCGGAGGGGCTGTGGGACCTGCTGTGCCGCGGCGCCAATGTGATATCCGAGATCCCCTCGGACCGGTTCCCGGTGGATGAGCTCTACCACCCGGTTCCCGGCACGCCGGGGAAGCTGTCGTCTCGGTACGGGGGGTTCGTCCCGGGCATCGACGAGTTCGACGCGGGATTCTTCGGCATCTCGCCGCGCGAGGCCGCGCGGATGGATCCGCAGCAGCGCATGGCGATGGAGGTGGCCTGGGAGGCGTTCGAGGACGCCGGTCTCACGCTGGAGCAGATGCCCGGCATGACCGGCGCGGTGTTCATGGGGGTCATCACCAGTGACTACTGGGATCTGCAGTCCGGCGCCGTGGAGGAGTTGGACGTGCACACGGTGGGCGGGAGCACCCGTGGGGGCAACGCGGGCCGCATTTCCTATGCCCTGAACCTGACCGGTCTGAGCGTGGCCTTGGATGCGGCGTGCTCGTCCTCCCTGGTCGCCATCGACCTGGCGGTGCAGTCGCTGCGCGCCGGGTCGTGCGACATCGCCTTCGCCGGCGGCGTGAACGCGATCCTCACGCCGGACCACGCCGTCGGGTTCTCGCAGGGCTCGATGATGGCTCTCGACGGGCAGTGCAAGGCGTTCGACGCTCGCGCCGACGGTTACGTACGCAGTGAAGGCGCGGGCGTCGTGGTGCTGAAGACCCTCACCCGGGCGCTGGCGGACGGCGACCGGATCCATGCGGTGATCCGGGGCGTGGCCGCCAGCAACGACGGGCACGGCGAGAGCTTCATGGCCCCGCAGATCCCCGGCCAGCGTGCGGGCCTGGAGACGGCGTACCGCAACGCCGGGGTGGACCCGGCGAGCGTCGCCTACGTCGAGGCGCACGGCACCGGAACCAGCGTGGGGGACCCCGTCGAGATCGCCGCGCTGGAGGCGGTCCTTGGACAGGGGCGGCCGGCGGGGCGCCCTCTGCTGGTGGGATCGGTCAAGACCAATCTCGGCCACACCGAGGGGGCGGCGGGCGTCACCGGTCTCATCAAGACCGTGCTGTGCCTCAAGCATGGCTGGCTGCCCGCGAGTCTCAACTTCGAGACGCCCAACCCGGCCATCGACTGGGACGGGATCGCCGTGCGGGTGTGCGACCGCGGCCAGGCGTGGCCGGAGCAGGACGGCCCTCGGCGCGCCGGGGTGAGCAGCTTCGGCATCGCCGGAACCAACGTCCACGTCGTGCTGGAGGAGGCGCCGCCGACGCAGGCCGCTGAGGGGAACGCGGACCGGGCGGTGCTGCTGCCGCTGTCCGCGCGGTCGCCGAAGGCGCTCACCGCCCTCGCCGGGCGGTACCGCGACCTGCTCGTCCCTCCGGGGGCGGCCCTGGAACGGGTGGGGGCGGCGGCAGGCGTACGGCGCAGCCATCATGATCTGCGGCTCGCGGTCGTCGCGGACACCCCGGAGGACGCCGCCGACAAGCTGGCAGCCTTTGCCGCCGGCGGCCACGCCGACGGGGTGCACACCGGCGAGACCGACGAGACGGGGCACCGGACCGCATGGGTGTTCCCCGGCCAGGGGGCGCAGTGGATCGGGATGGGCCGCGATCTGCTCGACACCGAGCCCGTCTTCGCCGCGGCCATCGCCGACTGCGACCGCGCCATGTGGCCGTACGCCGACTGGTCCCTGATCGCCGAACTCACCGCCGACCGGCAGACGTCGCGGCTCGACGAGATCGACGTGGTCCAGCCGGCGATCTTCGCGGTGCAGGTGGCGCTCGCTCGCCTGTGGCGCTCGTGGGGCTTCGAGCCTGACGCGGTGATCGGGCACTCCATGGGCGAGGTCGCCGCCGCTCACGTGGCCGGGGTGCTCGACCTCGACGACGCGGCACGGATCATCTGCGGCCGCAGCCGGCTGATCCGCACCACCAGCGGCCGCGGCGCCATGGCCGCCGTCGAGCTGTCGGCCGAGCGTGCGGAGGAACTCGTGGCCGGGTACGGCGGGCGGGTGAGCGTGGCGGTGAGCAACGCCCCCACCTCGACCGTCCTCGCCGGAGACCCGGAGACGATCGACGCCATCCTCCGCGACCTGGAGGCCCAGGGCGTGTTCGGCCGCCGGGTGCAGGTGGACATCGCCTCGCACAGCCCGCAGATGGATCCGCTGCGCGATCCGTTGCTGGAGCTCATGGCGCCGCTGCGCCCCCGGACCGGGACCGTGCCGCTGTTCTCGACGGTCACCGCCCGGTTCCTGAGCGGGCCGGAGATGGACGCGGCGTACTGGGTGGACAATCTTCGTGAGCCGGTGCTGTTCGCCGATGCCGTGCAGCAGCTCGCCGAGGACGGCTTCGACACCTTCGTCGAGTTCAGTCCCAATCCGCTGCTCGCCCGCGCGGTGCAGCAGAACCTGCGCCACCTCGGCAAGGAGGGGGTGGCCGTCACCGTACTCGCCCGCGACCTGCCCGGCCGTACCGGCCTGCTCGAGGCCGTCGCCGGTTTGTACGTCACCGGCCGTCACGTGGACTTCGGGCGGATCCAGCCGTACGGCCCGCACGACGTCACCCTGCCCTCCTACCCCTGGCAGCACGAGCGGTACTGGAAGACCCCCGGTGCGGCCACGGCGAAACGGGGCGGTTCGGGGCACCCGATCATGGGTGAGGCCCTCCGCCTGGCGCCGGGCGACCAGCTCGTGTGGGACTTCGACCTCGGCCTCGACCGGCTGCCGTATCTCGCCGACCACCGGGTGCACCAGATGCCGGTGCTCCCTGGGGCCGCCTACCACGAGCTCGCGCTGGCATCCGGCCTGGCGGCCTACGGGGAACAACCCTTCCAGGTGGAAGACCTGCGGCTCGAGCGCGCTCTGTTCCTGACCGCCGAGACCGCCCAGCGGGTCCAGGTCCGCCTGGACGCCGCCGGAGACGACGAAAGCCGCCGCCTGACCGTCTTCGCCGCCGACGCGGCCTCCCCCGGCGGTGAGAGCGCGGGGTGGACCGAGATCGCCACGGCGCTGCTGCGCCCGTGCCCCTCCCCCACGATCGCCGTACCCGACCTCGCCTCCTGTCCGGAACGGGTGGACGTGGCCGCGCACTATGCCGCCTCCCGGCGTCGCGGCATCGAGCAGTTCGGGTCTTTCCAAGGCGTGGCGGCGCTCCACCGGTCGGACGCGGCCGTTGTCGCCGAGCTCGCCGTACACGACAGCATCAGCCCCGGGCTCGGGCGCTACCTGCTCCACCCGGCGCTGCTGGACTCGGCTCTCCAGCCGCTCATGACCCTGCTCGACACCACCGGCGTCGCCGAGGACACGTACCTGCCGGTGCGGACCGGCAGCTGCCGCCTGTACGGGCGGCCGGAAGCCGGAAAGCAGCTGCGGTCCTCTGCGGTACGCACCTCACCACCTCAGGAGAAGGACCTGGTCGAAGGCGATGTCGTCATCACCGACGACAGCGGCCGGCTGATCGCCGCGATCACCGGCTTCCAGCTCCGTCGCCTGGCGTCCGACCTGCCGGAGATCGTCGAGCAGCGAGCGCGGAAACTGCTGTACGGCATCGAGTGGACGGCCCTGGAGCCGCTCCCCGACTCCGCACCCGAGGCGGCGCGCTGGCTGGTCGTGGCCGACTCGCCGCTGGGTGCCGAGGTATGCGCCCACCTCGGCGGCGAGGTCCTGCTGGTCCAGCCAGGTGACACCTACGGAAGAGTCAGCCCCGACCGGTGCATCCTGGATCCGTCCTGCGAAGACGACTGGAAGAGGCTCATCAAGGACGAGTCCGCGAACGGGACCTGGCCTCCCAAGGCAGTGGTGCACGTGTCCAGAGCGGGAACGCGGACGCTCGAGGGCTGCTTCGATGTGCTGGCTCTGGTGAAGGCCCTGGCCGACAGCGACCAGAGCGCTCCTCGTCTCTGGCTGGTCACCACCGCAGCCCAGGCTCCGCTCGGAACCGGTGATGTCGACCCCGAGCAGACGGCCCTCTGGGGGCTCGGCCGGGTGATCCCTTACGAGCATCCCGAGCTGCGGTGCTCCCTGATCGACCTCCCGGCCGTCCCCGATGCCGCCACGCTCGGCGCACTGTGCGCCGAGATCACGGCAGACGGGACCGAGACCGAGATCGCGCTGCGCGACGGCCGCAGATACGCCGCCCGGCTGCGAGGTCGGCAGCTTCCCTCCGAGCGGCCGATCCCCGTCCACCCCGACGCCTCCTACCTGGTCGCCGGCGGCTTCGGCGGTGTGGGGCTGCTCACCGCGGAATGGCTCGTCCAGCACGGCGCCCGCCATCTCGTTCTCGTCGGGCGGAGCGGCCCGGCACCCGAGGCCGCGGACCGGATCGCGGCGCTGACGGCCGGCGGCGTGGAGATCCACATCGCCAAGGCGGACATCACCTCCCGGGACCAGCTGACCGATCTCCTGGACGAGATCGCCCGGTGTATGCCGCCGCTTCGCGGTGTCGTCAACTCCGCCGTCGTCCTCGACGACGGGACGCTGGCCCAGCTCGATCGTGCCCGTTTCGGCGCCCCGATGCCCCCGAAGGTCGACGGGTCGTGGAATCTGCACGAGCTCACCCGGCACCTGCCGCTCGACTTCTTCCTCCTCTACTCCTCGGCGGCCTCCCTCATCGGCTCACCCGGGCAGGGCAACTACTCCGCCGCCAACGCCTACCAGGACGGGCTGGCCTGGCACCGGCGGGCGTGCGGGCTGCCCGCCCTCAGCCTCAACTGGGGGCAGTGGGCAGGCACCGGACAGGTGGCCAAGGCGAGCAAGGACCTCCGCCTGGACGAGCGCGGGTTCGCCGGGTTCGCTCCTTCCGACGCCCTGACGACGCTCGGGCGCCTGCTGGCCGACCCGCCTGTCCAGGCCGGGGTCATGTCGTTCGAGCCCGGTACGTGGACGCACTTCTTCCCCGCCCTGCGAGCGTCCTCTCTCTTCCAGGGGCTGCTCGAGGAGGGCTCCGTGCAGCAGCCGGCCGAGCCGGAGCTGACGCGGAGCCTGCTGGCCGAGCAGGATCCCGAGACGGCCGAGCGACTGCTCGCCGCATACCTGTGCACGCAGGTCGCGGCCATCGTCCAACTCCCCCGGGAGAAGGTCGACGCGTCGCAACGCCTGCACCGTCTGGGTGTCGACTCCCTCATGGCCGTCCAGTTGCGGAACCGGATCGCGGTCGACCTCGAGATCAACCTGCCGGTCGCGGTCTTCCTGCAACGCCGCACGATCGGCGACCTCGCAGCCCTGGCGCTCCAGCAGACGGATATTCGCTGA
- the glpK gene encoding glycerol kinase GlpK: MATRYVMSIDQGTTSTRCIIFDRQGRLVSVTQREHRQHFPRPGWVEHDAVEIWRNLERIAPEALQQAGIGLEQITAIGIANQRETTLLWDRRTGVPLRRAIVWQDTRTNALVDELAARPESSMVQERCGLPLATYFSAPRIRWLLDDTPGLRERAERGEVLFGTMESWLIWNLTGGPDGGRHLTDVTNASRTLLMDLTTLEWDDQLLDFFGVPRAMLPQIRPSAETYGVASRIFPGVRIGAALGDQQAALFGQTCFAPGEAKCTYGTGSFLLLNTGNKPIRSSHGLLTTVGYQVSAEPAVYALEGPIAVTGALVQWFRDGLGLINSAPEIETLAKTVDDNGGCYIVPAFAGLFAPHWRSEARGMIVGLTSYITKGHLARAVLEATAWQTREVVDAMNADSRLDMRTLKVDGGMTADNLLMQCIADVLDVPVVRPMVAETVSLGAAYAAGLAVGYWPDLEGLRRNWHRAAQWLPAMEPERRAVEYDNWRRAVERTFGWMKPRG; the protein is encoded by the coding sequence ATGGCCACGCGCTATGTGATGTCCATAGACCAAGGTACGACGTCGACGCGGTGCATCATCTTCGACCGGCAGGGGCGCCTGGTGTCGGTGACGCAGCGCGAGCACCGACAGCATTTCCCTCGCCCCGGCTGGGTCGAGCACGACGCCGTCGAGATCTGGCGAAACCTGGAGCGCATCGCCCCAGAGGCGCTCCAACAGGCCGGGATCGGCCTGGAGCAGATCACGGCGATCGGCATCGCGAACCAACGGGAGACCACCCTCCTGTGGGACCGGCGAACCGGTGTGCCTCTCCGGCGGGCCATCGTGTGGCAGGACACACGGACGAACGCCCTGGTCGACGAGCTGGCCGCCCGTCCCGAGTCGTCGATGGTGCAGGAACGTTGCGGCCTGCCGCTCGCCACCTACTTCTCCGCTCCGCGCATCCGCTGGCTGCTCGACGACACGCCCGGGCTCCGTGAGCGCGCCGAGCGAGGGGAGGTGCTGTTCGGGACGATGGAGAGCTGGCTCATCTGGAACCTCACCGGAGGGCCCGACGGTGGCCGGCACCTCACCGACGTCACCAACGCCAGCCGTACGCTGCTGATGGATCTGACCACCCTGGAGTGGGACGATCAACTGCTCGACTTCTTCGGCGTCCCGCGCGCGATGCTGCCGCAGATCCGGCCGTCGGCCGAGACGTACGGCGTGGCCAGCCGCATCTTCCCAGGCGTGCGCATCGGCGCCGCGCTCGGCGACCAGCAGGCGGCGCTGTTCGGCCAGACCTGCTTCGCACCGGGCGAGGCGAAGTGCACCTACGGCACCGGCAGCTTCCTGCTGCTCAACACAGGAAACAAGCCGATCCGCTCCTCCCACGGGCTGCTCACGACCGTCGGCTACCAGGTCAGCGCCGAGCCCGCCGTGTACGCCCTGGAAGGGCCGATCGCCGTCACCGGTGCGCTGGTGCAGTGGTTCCGCGACGGCCTCGGCCTGATCAACAGCGCCCCGGAGATCGAGACGCTCGCCAAGACGGTGGACGACAACGGCGGGTGCTACATCGTGCCCGCGTTCGCCGGGCTGTTCGCCCCGCACTGGCGGAGCGAGGCCCGTGGCATGATCGTCGGCCTGACCTCCTACATCACGAAGGGACATCTCGCCCGTGCAGTGCTGGAGGCCACCGCCTGGCAGACTCGCGAGGTCGTCGACGCGATGAACGCCGACTCCAGGCTCGACATGCGGACCCTCAAGGTCGACGGGGGCATGACCGCCGACAACCTCCTCATGCAGTGCATCGCTGACGTCCTGGATGTTCCGGTCGTCCGCCCCATGGTGGCCGAGACCGTGTCGCTGGGAGCCGCGTACGCCGCCGGGCTCGCCGTCGGCTACTGGCCGGACCTGGAGGGCCTCCGCCGCAACTGGCACCGAGCCGCCCAGTGGCTGCCCGCCATGGAGCCCGAGCGCCGCGCGGTGGAGTACGACAATTGGCGCCGGGCGGTGGAGCGGACGTTCGGCTGGATGAAACCGCGCGGCTGA
- a CDS encoding IclR family transcriptional regulator has protein sequence MPGPVQSIQRGAAILRLLARSSGRLGVGEIASSLGLPRGTAHGLLRTLQLVGFVEQDGATGKYQLGAALLHLGTSYLDVNELRSRAINWADALAARSCESVKIGTVLDGQVLVVHHVFRPDDTLQTLDVGSLLPMHATALGKVLLAFDAGASAALGNGHLEAFTRRTIVVPRELASSLARIREIGWAAQVEEMTVGEAGIAAPIRGHGGLVVGAIGISGAVERICDVKGQPNTALVTFVRDAARAVSRDLGASRW, from the coding sequence GTGCCAGGTCCAGTGCAGTCCATCCAGCGGGGAGCGGCGATCCTTCGCCTCCTCGCCCGCAGCTCCGGCCGGCTCGGCGTGGGAGAGATCGCCTCCTCACTCGGTCTCCCTCGCGGCACGGCCCATGGCCTGCTGCGCACCCTGCAACTGGTCGGTTTCGTGGAGCAGGACGGTGCGACGGGCAAGTATCAACTCGGGGCGGCCCTGCTTCACCTGGGCACGAGCTACCTGGACGTCAACGAGCTCCGCTCACGAGCGATCAACTGGGCGGACGCGCTGGCGGCGCGCAGCTGCGAATCCGTCAAGATCGGCACTGTCCTCGACGGCCAGGTCCTCGTGGTGCACCACGTCTTCCGTCCCGATGACACGTTGCAGACGCTGGACGTCGGCTCGCTGCTGCCGATGCACGCCACCGCGCTGGGCAAGGTGCTGCTGGCTTTCGACGCCGGCGCGAGCGCCGCTCTCGGCAACGGTCATCTGGAGGCGTTCACCCGCCGGACGATCGTCGTTCCGAGAGAGCTGGCGAGCAGCCTCGCGAGGATTCGGGAGATCGGCTGGGCCGCCCAGGTTGAGGAGATGACCGTGGGCGAGGCCGGCATCGCCGCACCCATCCGCGGTCACGGCGGTCTGGTCGTCGGCGCCATCGGGATCTCCGGCGCCGTCGAGCGGATCTGCGACGTCAAAGGCCAGCCCAACACCGCCCTGGTGACATTCGTGCGCGATGCCGCGCGTGCGGTGTCGCGGGACCTCGGTGCCTCGCGCTGGTAG